The genomic stretch ACCATCAAGACGTCGTTCGAAAATCCAACCATCTATCAATCGAGGTGAATCAATTAAACCGAATAGCAAAGTAACAGTGTTGGATGATCCATTTCTATTCGGTTTGAATGAACATGCCAATTTATCGGAGGATAGTGGTATCGATAATGCTGCCTTCGATAATCCAACAACAAATGCACGACGACACTCTACAAAACTATATACTGAACGAGAGTTGTGCAATGACTTGAAAATAAACGAAGATGATTTGAAGATTCTGCATTTGAGTAGAAATCGCAGTGGACTGTTTCATCAAATTAACCAGAGTTTCAGTTTTAGTGAGGTGAAcgcaaatgaaaatgttgatgtTGTTACAGCAACGAATCAAAATGGATTAAATCAACCTAACGATAATTATGTTGCTGGTAATGAGTAAGTAAATCgagttaattaattttgtaaatgtaACACCGCAAACATGACGATTTAATTTGTATACAAGTCTGTAAGATGAAGAAAACTAAcagtaaaattcaatttgtacaGACGGACACGCATTTATTACGTTGGATATGTCTTCGTTCTATATGAAATGGTTGTAATTTCTTACCGACTAATTATTGCCTTGTTGACTGATGAACATAACTCTTACGGATGAATTAAGAGTCACAGTACATTTAAGAGTCTTGATATGTCTCTTAAGACTAAATGTTTGACccttttgaataatttttcactGCATGAATTGTTAATGTTGTCAGGGCCGATTTTTTGAGTTTGTTGGTAATTCTTATAACTCCTTGATGAATGGTTTTCGTGAATTTATCGTCGAGAAATATTATGCAAAACAGTAGTGTTTGTGTCATGCAACATAAATTATCACTGTCCTACTCCGTTCAATTCTCAATTCAAATAGGCGACTATTCAAATCGTTTATTTGGTGTGACCTAGCCAATTGTCGATAACTTATATCTACACCTAGATCCGAGGTAAAAACTTCGAAGTCCCTATGTTAAACCACAGGTAACACCACTTCTTTGTACATATTAATGTATCCAGCAAATCACATTCCTAATCTGACAATTTgtcaaattaatatttattcgACACGATCCGGGACAAGTATCTACTTTTTATGAACCACTTTAATTTTGGtataaagaaatgaaattcaaaaccCAGCAGCATAAATGTCCAAAgttattttattgatattgTCCACTTAGTATCACATAACGTAAAAGAAATACTCTCTGACCAATGtgtattaaatttcaaacagagaagaagaaaaaacggttatttgtACCATCATGACACCCTCTAACACACCATCGttctcataaatattttgtgtttttgccACACTAACTGGATACCCGTGCATGTACGAACACAATGTACGAGCATTCAAACTATTACGAGTGTATAAAACTTAccttttcatttcataaaaaacagGTGTTTTTTGTGTCGTAAATGATGTGCCGTTTGTGAGTCTCATGAGCCAAATAGCTTTCTAGTTTATAGACCACCTGTCGCTatctaaaaatttgtttcttgtTCAACGATACTTTATTCCACATGTCGCACAATTGTATCTGACTTTTTAGAGTAATTGACTATGGCGCTGTATGAAGTTCACATTtaagtttaaacaaaataattgaaagtATTCGATATTCTTTACAATAATGGCCAATCAATGGCAATTGTTACACGTCGGATCACATCGCTTTCCATTCAATAAACACTTACACCCTCCACTGGTATCCCCTTTCCCACCCGCTCCCCAGCGTGGACCTTTAGTTGCCCaacaaatttcagttttgcAAAAAGTGCATTGTAGCCAAGAGCATCCATCTATCTTGTTAATCAGCGCCTATATTAGCGATTTACGTAATTAGTTTATCATTGAGTTGAATATCTTTGAAATAAACCTACCTGACACTTTGGACAATTCATGGCGTCTCCTGTGTTCTTCAGATTGTCGATGTATCGTTCTGTCATTTTAAAACCACCGGTCAAAGAGTCCTGGTAGTCTTCACAAGTTTGATTTTTATGTATTGCCTGGAACGTCATAAATAAATCTCAACATTTCGCAGTGAACTATTATAGTCTATTGAGTGCAAGGAATACCTACTTTGCACttgtaaacaatttgtttCCTTACAAATctcacaaaacatttgatcAACTTCCGTCTCAATTATCCCGAATCCTGGACAATCTACGGTTTTGCAGTGGAACGTATTCGCAATGCTATGCTCAGCGAATTTAAGTTTCCGttccaaaaatttgttgtAGATTTCAGCCGATACAACGGCGCGTATTTCGCGTTCCTGTATAAAATTCTCGCAGTGAGATAGATTGCCATCGGTAAAGGGACATTTTACGGATTCATCTTCGCTGTGAGAAACAGTGCTGGTAAAACATTCCAAACAAAACTCGTGGAAACAATCTCGAAGTCTAATTCCTGCTAGAGCATCGCAAGGAACGAAACATATTGGACAATCGAAGGCGTGGACATTTCGTATGTAGCTCAGTTGATCCATCATcgtcaacaaaaaaagttcactTGGCTCCGTAGCTTTCTGAAATTGTAGGAACTCCAGTTACATTCCGCTGAGCGAATATTGGAATGTCTTCACTCACCTTGATTCCAATTTGCttaaatttttcgtattcATCTTTTGTCACCAGCCTTTTAATCTCAGAATCAGTAAGAAAGTAAGCACAACGTTCGTACGATTTTGCATAAGGGCAACGAATTTCGGGATCGATATTGATTTTGATGGTTTCACGAAGGCAAGGTTTGCAAACATGGTGAGAGCATTGGCTTAATTCAATACCCTGACCAATGGGACACTCAAGACAACAAATGCCACAGCAGAAATCCACTTGATTCGATAGTATAGATGCCCTCGAAGACGTTTGCATTTCGTCTTGCTGCGAATTCGGAATCTAccgaaaatggaaatgataACACAAATTTAGACGCGAATAATTGATTTACTTGCAATGGTTTCATCCAGCTTATTCATCCCAACCTCGCTTAACGCCGACCGAATTTCGATCTCGCTTAAATTGTTCCCACAAAAATCAGTTCTGCTATCGGCCTTGAACTGGCACATCATTCCAAAGT from Bradysia coprophila strain Holo2 unplaced genomic scaffold, BU_Bcop_v1 contig_138, whole genome shotgun sequence encodes the following:
- the LOC119074154 gene encoding ranBP-type and C3HC4-type zinc finger-containing protein 1-like, translating into MQTSSRASILSNQVDFCCGICCLECPIGQGIELSQCSHHVCKPCLRETIKINIDPEIRCPYAKSYERCAYFLTDSEIKRLVTKDEYEKFKQIGIKKATEPSELFLLTMMDQLSYIRNVHAFDCPICFVPCDALAGIRLRDCFHEFCLECFTSTVSHSEDESVKCPFTDGNLSHCENFIQEREIRAVVSAEIYNKFLERKLKFAEHSIANTFHCKTVDCPGFGIIETEVDQMFCEICKETNCLQVQSNT